The following coding sequences lie in one Mucilaginibacter sp. KACC 22773 genomic window:
- a CDS encoding glucoamylase family protein produces MRNIKDYCLALGFVVLLFSCGKSSNNKSTPVTPTPSSFTFSALKVNGKTSGFSYSNINSKPAIAITFSTPLNRNSIATSVSLNSKSGTVAAFSTTYQNGDSTVVITPTGLSPITQYTLNVTTGLKSAKNGSLQSPLSVQLITAIDSTPKFSTISDDQLLDLVERQTLKYFYDFGHPTSGLARERNTSGDVVTTGGSGFGIMAIIAGVSRGFISHADGLTRMQKMVSFLNTKAQKFHGAFPHWMNGATGAVVPFSAQDDGADLVETSYLMQGLITARQYFNASNTNETQLRADINTLWNGVEWDWFRQGDQNVLYWHWSPDLGWAINMKITGWDEALIVYVLGASSTTHSIPKTVYDQGWAKNGAIKNGNTFYGVTLPLGPDRGGPLFFAQYSFMGINPKGLSDAYANYQTQNEAHATINYKYCVANPLGNNGYSADCWGLTASDIENGYTASSPTNDVGVIAPTAAIASLPYTPTQSMAALRFFYYTLGDKLWGQYGFYDAFNLTNPWFASSYLAIDQGPIVVMTENYRTGLLWNLFMSAPEVKAGMKNLGFSSPNL; encoded by the coding sequence ATGAGGAATATCAAAGATTATTGTTTGGCGCTGGGATTTGTAGTATTGCTTTTTTCCTGTGGTAAAAGTTCAAATAATAAGTCCACACCAGTTACGCCAACTCCTTCGTCGTTTACTTTTAGTGCGCTTAAGGTGAATGGTAAAACAAGCGGTTTTAGCTATAGCAATATAAATAGCAAACCGGCTATCGCTATTACGTTTTCAACCCCGCTTAACCGTAACTCCATAGCAACAAGCGTCAGCCTGAACAGCAAATCCGGAACCGTGGCAGCTTTTAGCACCACATATCAAAATGGCGATAGTACTGTAGTGATTACCCCAACGGGCTTATCGCCCATTACCCAATATACGCTTAACGTTACTACCGGTTTAAAATCTGCCAAGAATGGCAGTTTGCAATCGCCCTTATCCGTACAACTGATCACAGCTATTGACAGTACCCCAAAGTTCAGCACCATATCTGACGATCAGCTGCTTGACCTGGTTGAGCGGCAAACCCTGAAATATTTTTATGATTTTGGCCATCCAACCAGCGGGCTGGCACGCGAGCGTAATACATCTGGCGACGTGGTGACCACCGGCGGCTCGGGTTTTGGCATTATGGCAATCATAGCAGGCGTTAGCCGCGGTTTCATAAGCCATGCCGATGGATTGACCCGGATGCAAAAAATGGTGAGCTTTTTAAATACCAAAGCGCAAAAGTTTCACGGTGCTTTCCCCCATTGGATGAATGGCGCTACCGGCGCTGTTGTACCCTTCAGTGCACAGGATGACGGGGCCGATCTGGTAGAGACATCGTACCTGATGCAGGGCCTCATTACTGCCCGCCAATATTTTAATGCATCCAACACCAACGAAACCCAACTACGCGCAGATATCAATACCTTATGGAATGGTGTAGAATGGGACTGGTTCAGGCAGGGCGATCAAAACGTGTTGTACTGGCACTGGAGCCCCGATTTGGGCTGGGCCATCAACATGAAAATTACCGGCTGGGACGAGGCCTTGATAGTTTATGTTTTAGGCGCTTCATCCACAACGCATAGTATCCCCAAAACTGTTTATGACCAGGGCTGGGCAAAAAACGGTGCCATTAAAAATGGCAATACCTTTTACGGTGTTACCTTGCCGCTGGGTCCCGACAGGGGCGGTCCGTTATTTTTTGCGCAATACTCTTTCATGGGCATCAACCCCAAAGGCCTAAGCGATGCCTATGCCAATTACCAAACGCAAAATGAGGCCCATGCCACCATCAATTATAAATATTGTGTGGCCAATCCGTTGGGCAACAACGGCTACAGCGCAGATTGCTGGGGACTAACCGCAAGCGATATTGAAAACGGCTATACAGCAAGTTCGCCTACAAATGATGTTGGTGTTATCGCGCCTACCGCAGCCATTGCATCGCTGCCTTATACGCCAACCCAATCTATGGCGGCGCTAAGGTTTTTTTACTATACCCTGGGCGATAAATTATGGGGCCAGTATGGTTTTTATGATGCGTTTAATTTAACTAACCCATGGTTTGCCAGCTCGTACCTGGCCATTGACCAGGGGCCTATTGTGGTAATGACCGAAAATTACCGCACCGGCCTGCTGTGGAATTTGTTTATGAGTGCGCCCGAAGTAAAAGCGGGCATGAAAAACTTAGGGTTCAGCAGCCCTAACCTTTAA
- a CDS encoding glucoamylase family protein, producing MNKFILTPLLLLLTLCSLAQKQAKKTGEDGIKPIGIIKNLSDSALLDVVQRQTFRYFWDFGHPVSGLARERSNKSFDYGDEVVTTGGSGFGVMALIVADSRKWISHEQAVDRMVKIVNFLFKANSFHGAFPHWMNGETGKVIPFGRKDDGGDIVESAYLFQGLICAKQYFTANTPKEQRIRDVISWMWGEMEWDWYTRDGRDALYWHWSPNNGWAMNFAIHGFNECLITYVLAASAQRYPVGANVYTQGWAQSDFFKNGKTFYGYKLPLGFDYGGPLFFSQYSFMGLNPKGLKDQYADYWEQNKNHTLINYAYCVDNPKKFKGYGPDCWGLTASDNFEGYNAHSPTNDLGVITPTAALSAFPYTPEQSMKALRHFYYDLGDKIWGEYGFTDAFSEQHNWYGKSYLAIDQGPIVVMIENYRTGLLWKLFMSNPDVQHGLTKLGFESPAITKHD from the coding sequence ATGAATAAATTTATATTAACCCCTTTATTGTTACTGCTTACCCTATGCTCTTTGGCTCAAAAACAGGCAAAAAAAACCGGCGAAGATGGCATTAAACCTATAGGCATTATCAAAAACCTAAGCGATAGCGCATTGCTTGATGTGGTGCAACGCCAAACATTCCGTTACTTTTGGGATTTTGGCCACCCTGTAAGCGGCCTCGCCCGCGAGCGCAGCAACAAATCATTTGATTACGGCGACGAAGTGGTAACCACTGGCGGCTCGGGTTTTGGGGTAATGGCCCTTATTGTGGCCGATAGCCGCAAATGGATAAGCCATGAACAGGCTGTTGACCGGATGGTGAAGATTGTAAACTTCCTGTTTAAGGCCAACTCCTTCCACGGCGCGTTTCCGCATTGGATGAACGGCGAAACAGGCAAGGTGATACCTTTTGGGCGTAAAGATGACGGCGGCGACATTGTGGAATCGGCTTACCTTTTCCAGGGGCTGATTTGCGCTAAACAATACTTTACTGCCAATACCCCGAAAGAGCAGCGCATCCGCGATGTGATTAGCTGGATGTGGGGCGAAATGGAGTGGGACTGGTATACCCGGGATGGCCGTGACGCCCTTTACTGGCACTGGAGCCCCAATAACGGCTGGGCCATGAACTTTGCCATCCATGGCTTTAATGAGTGCCTTATAACGTACGTATTGGCGGCATCGGCACAACGCTACCCTGTAGGTGCAAACGTATACACCCAGGGCTGGGCGCAAAGCGATTTTTTTAAAAACGGAAAAACTTTTTATGGTTATAAACTGCCTTTGGGTTTTGATTACGGCGGCCCGCTTTTCTTTTCGCAATACTCCTTTATGGGTTTAAATCCTAAAGGTCTAAAAGATCAGTATGCCGATTATTGGGAGCAAAATAAAAACCATACGCTAATAAATTATGCCTACTGCGTAGATAACCCAAAAAAATTCAAAGGCTATGGCCCCGACTGCTGGGGACTTACCGCCAGCGATAATTTTGAAGGCTATAACGCCCACTCGCCAACAAACGATTTGGGGGTGATAACGCCAACCGCGGCACTATCCGCATTTCCGTACACACCGGAACAATCCATGAAGGCCCTGCGCCATTTTTATTATGACCTGGGCGATAAGATCTGGGGCGAATATGGCTTTACCGACGCCTTCAGCGAACAGCATAACTGGTACGGCAAATCATACCTGGCCATTGACCAGGGCCCTATTGTGGTGATGATTGAAAACTATCGTACCGGCCTGCTCTGGAAACTATTCATGAGCAATCCCGATGTGCAACACGGCTTAACAAAGCTTGGTTTTGAAAGCCCGGCAATAACAAAACACGATTAA
- the accC gene encoding acetyl-CoA carboxylase biotin carboxylase subunit yields MFKKILIANRGEIALRIIRTCKEMGIKTIAVYSTADRDSLHVRFADEAVCIGPPPSRDSYLNIPNIISAAELTNADAIHPGYGFLSENAKFSAICAEYGIKFIGATADQINSMGDKASAKETMKKAGVPIVPGSDGLLSDIKSGIAIANKIGYPVILKATAGGGGRGMRIVWKDEEFENAWDSARAESGAAFGNDGLYLEKYVQDPRHIEIQVVGDQYGKVCHLSERDCSIQRRHQKLVEESPSPFMTEKLRKKMGEAAIKGAKAVKYEGAGTVEFLVDKDRNFYFMEMNTRIQVEHPVTEEVINFDLIKEQIKVAAGIPISGKNYEPTMHAIECRINAEDPYNNFRPSPGKITNFHSPGGHGVRIDTHVYTGYVIPPNYDSMIAKVICCAQTRDEALSTMERALSEFVIEGVKTTIPFHLKLLKDPNFRAGNFTTKFMETFEM; encoded by the coding sequence ATGTTTAAAAAAATATTAATAGCTAACCGGGGCGAGATCGCCCTGCGAATTATCCGTACCTGTAAAGAGATGGGTATTAAAACCATAGCTGTATATTCAACTGCCGACCGCGATAGCCTTCACGTACGTTTTGCTGATGAAGCCGTTTGCATAGGCCCGCCACCAAGCCGCGATTCGTATTTAAATATTCCAAACATTATTTCGGCTGCCGAGCTAACCAATGCCGATGCGATACATCCTGGCTATGGTTTCCTTTCGGAAAACGCCAAGTTTTCGGCCATCTGCGCCGAATATGGCATCAAATTTATTGGTGCTACGGCCGATCAGATCAATTCCATGGGCGATAAAGCTTCGGCTAAAGAAACCATGAAAAAGGCTGGCGTACCTATTGTACCTGGCTCCGATGGTTTGTTATCTGATATTAAGTCAGGCATCGCGATAGCTAATAAAATAGGTTACCCTGTAATATTAAAAGCAACTGCCGGTGGCGGTGGCCGCGGTATGCGCATTGTTTGGAAAGACGAAGAATTTGAAAATGCCTGGGATTCGGCCCGTGCCGAATCTGGCGCTGCTTTTGGTAACGATGGCTTATACCTTGAAAAATATGTTCAGGACCCACGCCATATCGAAATACAGGTAGTAGGCGACCAGTATGGCAAAGTTTGCCACCTGTCCGAACGCGATTGCTCTATCCAGCGCCGTCACCAGAAACTGGTTGAGGAATCGCCCTCGCCTTTCATGACCGAGAAACTGCGTAAAAAAATGGGCGAGGCCGCTATAAAAGGAGCCAAAGCCGTTAAATATGAAGGTGCAGGTACCGTAGAGTTTTTGGTTGATAAAGACCGCAACTTTTACTTTATGGAGATGAATACCCGCATACAGGTAGAGCACCCGGTTACCGAAGAGGTAATTAACTTTGATTTGATTAAAGAGCAAATTAAGGTTGCTGCGGGCATCCCGATTTCGGGTAAAAATTACGAGCCAACCATGCATGCCATTGAGTGCCGTATCAACGCCGAAGATCCTTACAATAACTTCCGCCCGTCACCGGGCAAAATCACCAACTTTCACTCGCCAGGCGGTCATGGTGTGCGTATAGATACTCATGTATACACCGGTTATGTTATCCCGCCAAACTACGATTCGATGATTGCCAAAGTAATTTGTTGCGCCCAAACCCGCGACGAAGCTTTGAGTACCATGGAACGTGCCCTAAGCGAGTTTGTGATTGAAGGGGTAAAAACAACCATTCCGTTCCATTTAAAATTGTTAAAAGATCCAAACTTCAGGGCCGGTAATTTTACCACCAAGTTTATGGAAACGTTTGAAATGTAA
- the accB gene encoding acetyl-CoA carboxylase biotin carboxyl carrier protein has protein sequence MDIKQIQDLIRFVSKSGVNEVSIEQKDFKITIKTNETQPQVIHASIPAQTAPAALPPAPVAAEPVAPAAPPAGPDTSKYLTIKSPMIGTFYRSSSPDKPLFVNVGDEIKTGSVVCIIEAMKLFNEIESEISGRIVKVLVDNASPVEYDQPLFLVEPI, from the coding sequence ATGGATATTAAACAAATTCAGGACCTTATTCGCTTTGTGTCGAAATCTGGCGTAAACGAAGTGTCAATTGAGCAAAAGGATTTTAAGATTACGATAAAAACCAACGAAACACAGCCGCAGGTTATTCATGCCAGCATACCGGCGCAAACAGCCCCTGCTGCATTGCCGCCCGCACCGGTTGCAGCTGAGCCCGTTGCCCCGGCAGCACCGCCTGCAGGCCCGGATACATCGAAGTATCTGACAATCAAATCGCCAATGATTGGTACTTTTTACCGTTCATCAAGCCCCGATAAGCCATTATTTGTAAACGTTGGCGACGAAATTAAAACCGGCAGCGTGGTTTGTATCATTGAAGCCATGAAGCTTTTCAACGAAATCGAGTCAGAAATATCTGGCCGTATTGTTAAAGTACTTGTTGATAACGCATCACCTGTAGAGTACGACCAACCTTTATTTTTAGTAGAACCTATATAA
- a CDS encoding YceD family protein, translated as MKSLRTYSIPFTGLKLGKHRFDFTVDDAFFDEFEYSLVKKANLQCVVELDKQETMIILNFDIKGTVDASCDRCLAQYPQTLDITEQQIAKFSEEPIDEDDEIITLSKNDHEINIAGLIYEYINVAMPFISVCNDEGNTSYCDKEMLDRLNSLAGNEEQTEDTDPRWDVLKKINK; from the coding sequence TTGAAATCGCTTAGAACATATTCGATTCCTTTTACGGGATTAAAACTGGGGAAACACCGGTTTGATTTTACTGTTGATGATGCTTTTTTTGACGAATTTGAATATTCGCTGGTTAAAAAGGCTAACTTGCAGTGCGTTGTTGAGCTGGATAAACAGGAGACAATGATTATCCTGAACTTTGACATTAAAGGCACCGTTGATGCAAGCTGCGATAGATGTTTGGCCCAATATCCGCAAACGCTGGATATAACCGAACAGCAAATTGCCAAGTTTAGCGAGGAGCCGATTGATGAAGATGACGAAATTATTACCCTGAGCAAAAATGATCATGAGATTAATATTGCCGGGCTGATATATGAATACATTAACGTTGCCATGCCATTTATATCGGTATGTAACGACGAGGGTAACACCTCATATTGCGATAAAGAAATGCTTGACAGGCTAAACAGCCTGGCAGGAAACGAAGAACAAACTGAGGATACAGACCCACGGTGGGATGTACTCAAAAAAATAAATAAATAA
- a CDS encoding replication-associated recombination protein A, which yields MTNLPPLAERMRPKSLDDYVGQKHLVGPGAVLRKAIESGALPSMLFWGPPGVGKTTLAYIISQSLNRPFFALSAINSGVKDVREVIEKASLLKQGGQTLPILFIDEIHRFSKSQQDSLLGAVERGIVTLIGATTENPSFEVISALLSRCQVYILQPLAEEDLLNLLEKSMQEDVVLKEKHITIQDHEAIMRLSGGDARKLLNIFELLVNAFDSPDIVLTDEIVLEHVQQNMALYDKTGEQHYDIISAFIKSMRGSDPNGAVYWLARMIAGGEDPLFIARRMLILSSEDIGNANPNALLLAQSCFEAVNKIGMPESQLILSQTAIYLATSPKSNSATTAIGAAMALVKQTGDLPVPLHLRNAPTKFMKNIGYGKDYKYAHSYEGNFTDLDFLPDAIRGTKIYEPGNNARENESKEKLKKLWGDRYKY from the coding sequence ATGACCAACCTCCCACCATTAGCCGAACGGATGCGCCCAAAATCGCTTGATGATTATGTGGGGCAGAAACACCTGGTTGGGCCGGGGGCGGTGTTGCGTAAAGCCATCGAATCAGGGGCATTGCCGTCCATGTTGTTTTGGGGGCCGCCAGGGGTAGGTAAAACTACTTTGGCTTATATCATATCACAATCCTTAAATCGCCCTTTTTTTGCGCTCAGTGCCATTAACTCGGGGGTGAAGGATGTTCGGGAGGTTATTGAAAAAGCATCCTTGCTAAAGCAAGGCGGTCAAACGCTGCCGATATTGTTTATTGACGAGATTCACCGCTTTTCCAAATCGCAGCAGGACTCATTGCTGGGCGCTGTTGAGCGAGGTATAGTTACGCTTATTGGCGCCACTACCGAGAATCCATCCTTCGAGGTTATCTCGGCTTTGCTGTCACGATGCCAGGTTTATATCTTACAGCCCCTTGCCGAAGAAGATTTACTAAACCTGCTGGAGAAATCGATGCAGGAAGATGTGGTATTGAAAGAAAAGCACATTACCATACAAGATCACGAGGCTATTATGCGCCTTTCTGGCGGCGACGCGCGCAAACTGCTCAATATTTTCGAACTGCTGGTAAACGCTTTTGACAGTCCTGATATAGTTTTAACCGACGAGATTGTGCTGGAGCATGTACAGCAAAACATGGCTCTGTATGATAAAACCGGCGAGCAGCATTATGATATCATTTCGGCCTTTATTAAATCCATGCGCGGCAGTGACCCTAACGGTGCAGTGTACTGGCTGGCGCGAATGATTGCAGGAGGGGAAGATCCTTTGTTCATCGCCCGCCGTATGCTCATCCTGTCATCAGAGGATATTGGCAATGCCAACCCTAATGCCCTGTTATTGGCCCAAAGCTGTTTTGAAGCGGTGAACAAAATAGGCATGCCCGAATCGCAGCTGATATTATCACAAACGGCAATTTACCTGGCCACATCGCCCAAAAGCAATTCGGCCACAACGGCTATCGGTGCTGCTATGGCTTTGGTAAAGCAAACTGGCGATTTGCCCGTACCCCTGCACCTGCGTAACGCACCCACCAAATTCATGAAAAACATTGGCTATGGTAAAGATTATAAATACGCTCACAGTTACGAAGGCAATTTTACCGACCTTGATTTTTTACCTGATGCCATCCGGGGTACAAAAATTTATGAGCCGGGTAACAACGCCCGCGAAAACGAATCAAAAGAAAAGTTGAAAAAACTTTGGGGCGATAGGTATAAGTATTAG
- a CDS encoding beta-ketoacyl-ACP synthase III: MSKIHAAITAVHGYVPDYVLTNQELETLVDTNDEWIVSRTGIKERRILKGEGLGTSDMAVPAVQALLKKRGIGAEELDLIIFCTTTPDYVFPATANILANKIGAKNAWGYDLSAACSGFIFGLATGSQFIESGKHKKVLVVGGDKMSSITNYQDRATCIIFGDGCGAVLLEPNDEGNGIMDSILKSDGSGVTYLHQKAGGSVKPASHETVDAREHFAYQEGQAVFKFAVTNMADVAHEVMERNGLTGEDVAWLVPHQANKRIIDATARRTGLSDDKVIINIERYGNTTNGTIPLCLWEWESKFKKGDTLILAAFGGGFTWGSIYLRWAY; encoded by the coding sequence ATGAGTAAAATTCATGCCGCTATTACTGCTGTACATGGTTACGTACCCGACTATGTATTAACCAACCAGGAACTGGAAACATTGGTTGATACAAATGACGAGTGGATTGTAAGCCGTACCGGCATTAAAGAGCGCCGTATATTAAAAGGCGAAGGTTTGGGTACATCTGATATGGCCGTTCCGGCGGTACAGGCGCTGCTAAAAAAACGCGGCATAGGTGCCGAGGAACTCGACCTGATCATTTTTTGTACTACTACACCAGACTATGTTTTCCCGGCTACGGCAAATATTTTAGCTAATAAAATAGGCGCAAAAAATGCCTGGGGATATGATCTTTCTGCCGCTTGCTCGGGTTTTATTTTTGGCCTGGCTACCGGCTCACAGTTTATCGAAAGTGGTAAACACAAAAAGGTATTGGTGGTTGGTGGCGATAAAATGTCGTCGATAACCAATTATCAGGACCGTGCTACCTGTATTATTTTTGGCGATGGCTGCGGCGCCGTATTGCTTGAGCCAAACGATGAAGGTAACGGTATCATGGATTCTATATTAAAAAGTGATGGCTCGGGGGTTACCTACCTGCACCAAAAGGCAGGAGGATCTGTAAAACCGGCATCGCATGAAACAGTTGATGCCCGCGAGCATTTCGCATACCAGGAAGGGCAGGCTGTTTTTAAATTTGCTGTTACCAACATGGCCGATGTGGCCCACGAGGTAATGGAACGCAATGGCCTTACCGGCGAGGACGTTGCCTGGCTTGTACCACACCAGGCCAACAAGCGTATTATCGACGCTACCGCAAGGCGCACAGGCTTAAGCGATGATAAAGTGATTATTAACATTGAACGTTACGGCAATACAACAAACGGCACCATCCCACTATGCTTATGGGAGTGGGAAAGTAAATTTAAAAAAGGTGATACCCTGATACTGGCAGCCTTTGGTGGCGGCTTTACCTGGGGCAGCATCTATTTAAGATGGGCGTATTAG
- the rpmF gene encoding 50S ribosomal protein L32 gives MPHPKRKISKSRRDKRRTHYKAEAPTLTTCQTTGAIHLPHRAYTVDGNVYYNGKVLIEKAAVA, from the coding sequence ATGCCACATCCAAAACGTAAAATATCCAAATCAAGAAGAGATAAGCGCAGAACTCATTACAAAGCTGAAGCTCCAACTTTAACCACTTGCCAAACTACCGGCGCTATCCATTTACCGCACAGGGCTTATACTGTTGATGGTAACGTTTACTATAACGGTAAAGTACTTATTGAGAAAGCAGCAGTAGCCTAA
- the plsX gene encoding phosphate acyltransferase PlsX, producing the protein MKIGLDIMGGDYAPKATVLGAIEAYKALSADQKLVLIGDKDTAVTILQENNVSPDHFEFVHTTEVIGMGEHPTKAIVQKPNSSISVGFQLLKEDKIQAFSSAGNTGAMLVGSMFSVKTIPGVVRPAMTTIVPKLKGGLGILLDVGANADCKPEVLLQFGVLGSLFAQSVYAIENPRVALMNIGEEEEKGNILCQATYPLMKETKLFNFVGNVEGRDLFSEGADVFVCDGFTGNVILKLAETFYVITRKKQFKDEFFDRFNYEQYGGSPILGVNAPVVVGHGISSPEAIKNMVLLSKNMVESGLVDKIKQAFQ; encoded by the coding sequence ATGAAGATTGGCTTAGATATTATGGGCGGTGATTATGCTCCCAAAGCAACTGTTTTAGGAGCAATCGAAGCTTATAAGGCTTTATCTGCCGACCAAAAACTGGTACTGATAGGAGATAAAGACACTGCGGTTACTATTCTTCAGGAAAATAATGTTAGCCCCGATCATTTCGAGTTTGTGCATACAACCGAAGTGATTGGCATGGGCGAACATCCTACCAAAGCAATTGTACAAAAACCAAATTCGAGTATTTCGGTTGGCTTTCAGTTGCTTAAGGAAGATAAAATTCAGGCATTCTCATCGGCAGGAAACACCGGCGCCATGCTGGTAGGTTCTATGTTTAGTGTAAAAACTATTCCGGGCGTTGTGCGCCCCGCCATGACTACCATTGTACCCAAACTTAAAGGAGGTTTGGGTATTTTGTTGGATGTAGGCGCCAATGCCGATTGCAAACCCGAGGTATTGCTTCAATTTGGGGTACTGGGCAGCTTATTTGCCCAATCGGTATATGCTATCGAAAATCCAAGGGTAGCCCTCATGAACATAGGCGAAGAGGAAGAGAAAGGCAATATACTTTGCCAGGCTACCTATCCTTTAATGAAGGAAACCAAGCTGTTTAATTTTGTTGGTAATGTTGAAGGCCGCGACCTGTTTAGCGAAGGGGCCGATGTTTTTGTATGCGATGGTTTTACAGGTAATGTAATATTAAAGCTTGCCGAGACGTTTTATGTTATTACCCGTAAAAAGCAGTTTAAGGACGAGTTTTTTGATAGGTTTAACTATGAGCAATATGGCGGCAGCCCCATTTTGGGTGTAAATGCCCCGGTTGTTGTTGGCCATGGCATTTCAAGCCCCGAGGCCATAAAAAACATGGTGCTGTTATCAAAAAACATGGTTGAGAGCGGCCTGGTTGATAAAATTAAACAAGCTTTTCAGTAA
- the tatC gene encoding twin-arginine translocase subunit TatC, which produces MSDNKLIKAIKDKGKTMEAEMSFFDHLEALRWHLIRSALAIVVITSVVFYFYDWIFDTIIMGPSKPTFWTYRMLCALGDLLHRPGFCIDKINIQLINTEMAGQFTLQINSSLIIGLTLGFPYLLFEVWRFVRPALHEKERKAASGFVFYATALFIIGVLFGYYVITPESINFLSGYTVSATIKNLFDIDSYLSSVSTLTLATGIVFELPILVYILSNLGILTAKFMRETRRYAIVIIMVIAAIVTPTPDMMTMTVVSIPLFALYEVGILVSAVVEKRKLKRAQEDGLA; this is translated from the coding sequence ATGAGCGACAATAAATTAATTAAAGCCATAAAAGATAAAGGTAAAACGATGGAGGCCGAAATGTCTTTCTTCGACCACCTGGAAGCTTTAAGATGGCATTTGATACGATCGGCTTTAGCCATTGTAGTAATTACCAGCGTTGTGTTTTATTTTTACGATTGGATTTTTGACACCATTATCATGGGGCCAAGCAAGCCAACTTTCTGGACGTACCGGATGCTTTGCGCATTAGGCGACCTTTTGCACCGCCCGGGTTTTTGCATCGATAAAATAAATATCCAATTAATAAATACCGAGATGGCCGGGCAGTTTACCCTGCAAATCAACTCGTCATTAATTATTGGCCTTACGCTGGGTTTTCCGTACTTATTGTTTGAAGTATGGCGTTTTGTCCGCCCGGCCTTGCACGAGAAGGAGCGTAAAGCTGCATCGGGTTTTGTGTTTTATGCAACAGCTTTATTCATCATTGGTGTATTATTTGGCTACTACGTTATTACGCCCGAGTCGATTAACTTTCTTTCGGGCTACACGGTAAGTGCAACTATCAAGAATTTATTTGATATCGATTCGTACCTATCGTCTGTATCCACCTTAACCTTGGCAACAGGTATTGTGTTTGAGCTGCCAATTTTGGTATACATCCTGTCAAACCTGGGTATCCTGACTGCTAAGTTTATGCGCGAAACCAGGCGCTATGCTATAGTTATCATCATGGTTATTGCGGCCATAGTTACGCCAACACCGGATATGATGACTATGACCGTGGTAAGTATCCCATTGTTTGCTTTGTACGAAGTTGGCATCCTGGTATCAGCAGTAGTTGAAAAACGGAAACTAAAACGCGCACAGGAAGACGGATTAGCGTAG